A region from the Sphingomonas flavescens genome encodes:
- a CDS encoding NADH:ubiquinone oxidoreductase subunit NDUFA12 — translation MGILAKIFTWWNGATVGTSLFTRRFGNEVGRDDAGNVYYQSKKDPARRWVIYAGNNDGSVVPPAWQLWLRGTIADLPEKALPPVRKFQQAPTPNLTGTMAAFRPDGALGSGKLRPASTGDYEPWIPE, via the coding sequence ATGGGCATTCTTGCGAAGATCTTCACCTGGTGGAACGGCGCGACGGTGGGAACATCGCTGTTCACGCGCCGCTTCGGAAACGAAGTCGGACGCGATGACGCGGGCAACGTTTATTATCAGAGCAAGAAAGACCCTGCGCGTCGCTGGGTGATATACGCGGGCAACAACGACGGCAGCGTCGTGCCCCCCGCCTGGCAGCTGTGGCTCCGTGGCACGATCGCCGACCTGCCCGAGAAGGCGCTGCCGCCGGTACGCAAGTTCCAGCAGGCGCCGACTCCGAATTTGACCGGCACGATGGCGGCATTCCGGCCCGACGGCGCGCTTGGCTCCGGCAAGCTGCGCCCCGCGTCGACCGGGGATTACGAGCCCTGGATCCCCGAATAG
- a CDS encoding DUF192 domain-containing protein, translating into MPLTIHSKTGVHKFTVEVAATPEQQERGLMFRTDVPPDRGMIFPYEPAQEVAFWMKNTLVPLDIIYIRPDGKIGRITKAEAMDLTPLPSGEPISAVLEIRSGRAAELGIKEGDTVRWSR; encoded by the coding sequence GTGCCGCTGACCATTCATTCGAAAACCGGTGTCCACAAGTTCACGGTGGAGGTCGCCGCCACCCCTGAGCAGCAGGAGCGGGGCCTAATGTTCCGCACCGATGTGCCGCCCGATCGCGGCATGATCTTTCCCTACGAGCCGGCACAGGAAGTAGCGTTCTGGATGAAGAACACGCTGGTGCCCCTCGACATCATCTACATCCGTCCGGACGGCAAGATCGGGCGGATCACCAAGGCTGAGGCGATGGACCTGACGCCGCTGCCGTCGGGCGAGCCGATCTCGGCAGTGCTGGAGATCCGCAGCGGCCGCGCCGCGGAGCTGGGCATCAAGGAAGGCGACACGGTTCGCTGGTCGCGCTGA